A genomic window from Candidatus Nitrosoglobus terrae includes:
- the greA gene encoding transcription elongation factor GreA, giving the protein MNKIPLTEKGAQQLRGELQELKSVVRPKIVAAIAEARAHGDLKENAEYHAAREEQGFIEARIRDLEQQLAYAQIIDISKLKQDGRVVFGVAVDLINIDTDDAVRYQIVGDLEANIKKNKISINSPIARALIGKKKGDEAQVQAPNGITTYEITAIYYESADK; this is encoded by the coding sequence GTGAATAAGATACCTTTAACAGAAAAAGGAGCACAGCAATTGCGAGGAGAGTTACAGGAGCTAAAGAGTGTAGTTAGACCGAAGATAGTAGCAGCTATTGCTGAAGCTCGGGCGCATGGTGATCTTAAGGAGAATGCAGAATATCATGCTGCGCGAGAAGAACAAGGATTCATAGAAGCTCGTATTAGAGATCTAGAACAACAGCTTGCTTATGCCCAGATAATTGATATAAGTAAGCTCAAACAGGATGGCAGAGTTGTATTTGGTGTAGCTGTTGATCTAATCAATATAGATACTGATGATGCGGTCAGATATCAAATTGTAGGTGATTTAGAGGCAAATATTAAAAAAAATAAGATTTCTATTAATTCTCCAATTGCTCGCGCACTCATTGGTAAAAAAAAAGGAGATGAAGCTCAGGTACAAGCCCCAAATGGAATAACTACCTACGAAATTACTGCTATATATTATGAATCAGCTGATAAATAA
- a CDS encoding NuoB/complex I 20 kDa subunit family protein: MGIEGLLEQGVVTTTADKLINWARTGSLWPMTFGLACCAVEMMHAGASRYDLDRFGVVFRPSPRQSDVMIVAGTLVNKMAPALRKVYDQMSEPRWVISMGSCANGGGYYHYSYSVVRGCDRIVPVDIYVPGCPPTAEALLYGIIQLQEKIKRSYTIAR, encoded by the coding sequence ATGGGAATAGAGGGATTACTAGAACAAGGAGTTGTGACTACCACTGCTGATAAGCTTATCAACTGGGCTCGAACCGGATCTCTTTGGCCGATGACCTTCGGTCTTGCTTGTTGTGCAGTGGAAATGATGCATGCTGGGGCTTCCCGTTATGACCTAGATCGTTTCGGTGTTGTCTTTCGCCCTAGTCCACGCCAATCAGATGTAATGATTGTTGCAGGTACATTAGTTAATAAAATGGCTCCTGCGCTGAGGAAAGTATATGATCAAATGTCGGAGCCTCGTTGGGTAATTTCAATGGGTTCGTGCGCCAATGGTGGTGGTTATTACCATTACTCTTATTCTGTTGTCCGCGGGTGCGATCGCATTGTGCCGGTTGATATTTATGTTCCAGGCTGTCCTCCTACTGCTGAGGCACTACTCTATGGCATCATTCAGCTACAGGAAAAAATAAAACGTAGCTATACTATTGCTCGATAA
- a CDS encoding NADH-quinone oxidoreductase subunit D, producing the protein MAEIRNFTLNFGPQHPAAHGVLRLVLEMDGEVIRRADPHVGLLHRATEKLAESKPYNHNIGYMDRLDYVSMMCNEHGYVRAIEKLLNIELPLRAQYIRVMFDEITRILNHLMWLGSHGLDIGAMTVFLYCFREREDLMDCYEAVSGTRMHATYYRPGGVYRDLPEAMPQYQPSKWHNKKEVAVLNQNRAGSLLDFIEDFTTRFPRCVDEYETLLTDNRIWKQRTVGIGVVEPDRALQLGFTGPMLRGSGVEWDLRKKQPYAVYDRLDFDIPVGVNGDCYDRYLVRIEEMRQSNHIIKQCVDWLQKNHGPVMVDNNKVAPPKRAVMKEGMESLIHHFKLFTEGYCVPEGEVYVAVEAPKGEFGVYLISDGANKPYRLKIRAPGFAHLAAMDEMVNGHMLADVVAIIGTMDIVFGEIDR; encoded by the coding sequence ATGGCTGAAATTCGAAACTTTACCCTTAACTTTGGCCCACAGCATCCAGCAGCTCACGGAGTATTAAGGCTGGTATTGGAGATGGACGGGGAGGTTATTCGACGTGCCGATCCTCATGTGGGGTTACTGCATCGAGCTACTGAAAAACTAGCTGAAAGTAAACCATATAACCACAATATTGGTTATATGGATCGGCTAGATTATGTATCTATGATGTGTAATGAGCATGGGTATGTTCGAGCTATTGAAAAGCTTCTTAATATTGAGTTGCCGTTACGCGCTCAATATATTCGAGTAATGTTTGATGAGATTACCCGTATTCTTAATCACCTCATGTGGCTGGGATCCCATGGGCTGGATATTGGGGCTATGACAGTATTTTTGTACTGCTTTCGTGAGCGCGAGGATCTTATGGACTGCTATGAGGCTGTTTCTGGAACCCGTATGCATGCAACTTATTATCGCCCAGGTGGTGTTTACCGCGATTTACCAGAGGCGATGCCTCAATATCAGCCTTCTAAATGGCATAATAAAAAGGAAGTAGCGGTACTTAATCAAAACCGTGCAGGATCGCTGCTTGATTTCATAGAAGATTTTACTACTCGCTTCCCTAGGTGTGTTGACGAGTATGAAACACTACTAACAGATAATCGGATTTGGAAACAGCGTACTGTTGGGATTGGGGTTGTAGAGCCAGATCGCGCATTACAACTTGGCTTTACTGGCCCTATGTTACGCGGCTCGGGGGTAGAGTGGGATTTAAGAAAAAAACAACCTTATGCTGTATATGATCGGTTAGATTTTGATATTCCAGTGGGGGTTAACGGGGATTGTTATGATCGTTACCTAGTACGAATAGAAGAGATGCGCCAATCCAATCATATTATTAAACAATGTGTAGATTGGCTGCAAAAAAACCATGGGCCGGTGATGGTGGACAACAATAAAGTTGCCCCCCCTAAGCGAGCAGTAATGAAAGAGGGCATGGAATCACTGATTCACCACTTTAAGTTGTTTACTGAAGGGTACTGTGTTCCAGAAGGGGAGGTTTATGTAGCGGTAGAGGCACCTAAAGGTGAATTTGGCGTTTATCTCATTTCAGATGGAGCTAATAAGCCTTACCGTCTTAAGATTAGGGCGCCTGGTTTTGCTCATCTAGCAGCTATGGATGAAATGGTAAATGGTCATATGCTGGCCGATGTGGTTGCTATTATCGGGACTATGGATATTGTTTTTGGAGAGATTGACCGATGA
- the tpiA gene encoding triose-phosphate isomerase, whose product MRKPLVVGNWKMNGSQATNCSLIEALCKEGAKMEADVDIVVCPPFVYLADIKSWLQGSAISWGAQNLSQHKDGAYTGEVASSMLSDFGCRYVIVGHSERRLLYGETNNIIAEKFAAAQQENLIPIVCIGETLEERKQGVTEQVLKHQLDAVVQRTGIDTWAKAVIAYEPVWAIGTGHTATPDQAQDVHALIRAYFTTQNPSIAKRLLILYGGSVKGNNAAQLLAMPDIDGGLIGGASLNAEEFLIICRAAVN is encoded by the coding sequence GTGCGTAAACCTCTGGTTGTTGGCAATTGGAAGATGAATGGTTCACAGGCCACCAACTGCTCCCTGATAGAAGCACTGTGCAAGGAGGGGGCGAAGATGGAAGCTGATGTAGACATAGTAGTTTGTCCACCTTTTGTTTATCTTGCTGATATTAAATCTTGGCTACAAGGATCGGCTATTAGTTGGGGAGCTCAGAACTTATCTCAACATAAAGACGGTGCTTATACAGGCGAAGTAGCTTCATCTATGCTATCGGATTTTGGTTGCCGCTATGTCATCGTTGGCCATTCCGAGCGACGCTTATTATATGGAGAAACGAATAATATTATAGCTGAAAAATTTGCTGCTGCCCAACAAGAAAATTTAATCCCTATTGTTTGTATTGGCGAGACCTTAGAAGAGCGTAAACAAGGTGTTACCGAACAGGTACTAAAGCACCAGCTAGATGCTGTTGTACAGCGCACCGGAATTGATACTTGGGCTAAAGCCGTTATTGCTTATGAGCCGGTGTGGGCTATTGGTACTGGTCATACTGCTACTCCAGATCAAGCTCAAGATGTTCACGCTCTTATTCGTGCTTATTTTACTACTCAAAATCCTAGTATAGCGAAACGATTGCTTATCCTTTATGGCGGTAGTGTTAAAGGTAATAATGCTGCGCAACTATTGGCAATGCCAGATATTGATGGTGGTTTGATTGGCGGAGCGTCATTGAATGCTGAAGAGTTCCTAATAATCTGCCGAGCAGCAGTAAATTAA
- the secG gene encoding preprotein translocase subunit SecG — translation MHSVLLVLHITVAIGLAGLVLIQHGKGADAGAAFGSGASATVFGASGSANFLTRASAILATLFFITSLSLAYFSERGPQKNSVTQAVKPRIIADENMVIPPLASPPNDDLSKDKDLSNRNTEQIQSDPSAEAKTSKTSKTLMDEPVPPK, via the coding sequence ATGCATAGTGTATTATTAGTTTTGCATATTACAGTTGCCATAGGGCTAGCTGGCTTAGTGCTTATTCAACATGGTAAAGGAGCTGATGCAGGCGCTGCTTTTGGTAGTGGTGCTTCTGCAACTGTATTTGGTGCAAGCGGTTCAGCTAATTTTCTTACTCGAGCTAGCGCTATACTAGCAACTCTATTTTTTATTACAAGTTTATCTTTAGCCTATTTCTCCGAACGAGGGCCACAAAAAAATAGCGTTACTCAGGCTGTAAAGCCGAGGATTATAGCCGATGAGAATATGGTCATTCCTCCTTTAGCATCGCCGCCAAACGATGATCTATCAAAGGATAAAGATCTATCGAATAGAAATACTGAACAGATTCAGTCCGATCCTAGTGCTGAGGCTAAAACTTCTAAAACTTCTAAGACTCTAATGGATGAACCAGTACCGCCTAAGTAA
- a CDS encoding NADH-quinone oxidoreductase subunit A translates to MLENYIPILVFIIVSLLIGGVMIVLGFSLAPYRPNREKISPYECGFEAFEDARMKFDVRYYLIAILFIIFDLEIAFLFPWAIVLDDIGIFGFFSMVIFLGILVVGFIYEWKRGALEWE, encoded by the coding sequence ATGCTTGAGAATTATATTCCTATTTTGGTATTTATTATTGTTAGCCTACTGATAGGCGGCGTTATGATAGTACTTGGATTTAGCTTAGCGCCATATCGTCCTAATCGTGAGAAAATTTCTCCCTATGAGTGCGGGTTTGAGGCATTTGAAGATGCTCGTATGAAATTTGATGTTCGCTATTATTTAATAGCTATCTTATTTATCATTTTTGATCTTGAAATTGCTTTCCTTTTCCCGTGGGCCATTGTTTTAGATGATATTGGTATATTTGGCTTTTTCTCAATGGTTATTTTTCTAGGTATTTTGGTAGTTGGGTTTATCTATGAATGGAAAAGAGGGGCCTTAGAATGGGAATAG
- the nuoE gene encoding NADH-quinone oxidoreductase subunit NuoE yields the protein MEEEKNILSAETRSQIDHWVSKYPQDHKQSAVIPALHIVQAANGGHLTDELMDAVAGYLGMPSITVYEVATFYSMFELKPIGQHKISVCTNISCQLCGSDQIVTHLQKRLGISFGETTEDYRFTLKEVECLAACGGAPVMIVGNTCHESLTTEKIDQILEALK from the coding sequence ATGGAAGAGGAGAAAAATATTCTCTCCGCTGAAACGCGTAGCCAAATTGATCATTGGGTTAGTAAATATCCGCAGGATCATAAGCAATCAGCAGTTATCCCAGCGCTGCATATTGTACAAGCTGCTAATGGGGGTCACTTAACTGATGAATTGATGGATGCGGTAGCTGGATATTTAGGGATGCCTTCTATCACTGTCTATGAGGTAGCAACGTTCTATTCTATGTTTGAATTAAAGCCAATAGGACAGCATAAAATTAGTGTTTGTACCAATATTTCTTGCCAACTATGCGGCTCTGATCAGATTGTAACTCATTTGCAAAAGCGATTGGGAATTAGTTTTGGTGAGACAACAGAAGATTATCGATTCACACTTAAAGAAGTTGAATGTTTAGCTGCCTGCGGCGGTGCTCCCGTAATGATAGTAGGAAATACATGCCATGAGAGCCTAACCACAGAGAAAATAGATCAAATTCTTGAGGCTTTGAAATGA
- the ftsH gene encoding ATP-dependent zinc metalloprotease FtsH → MAKNIILWVVIALVLMSVFNSFGPRQVSGHQLDYSRFIADVKSGQVNKVIIDGRSISGETKEGKRFVTYSPGNDPGLIGDLLDNGVIIEARAEEGNGLLMQVFISWFPMLLLIAVWIFFMRQMQGGAGGRGALSFGKSRARMLSEEQVKITFGDVAGCDEAKEEVKELVEFLRDPGRFQKLGGKIPRGVLMVGSPGTGKTLLAKAIAGEAKVPFFTISGSDFVEMFVGVGASRVRDMFENAKKHAPCIIFIDEIDAVGRQRGAGLGGGHDEREQTLNQLLVEMDGFEGNEGVIVIAATNRPDVLDPALLRPGRFDRQVVVSLPDIRGREQILKVHLRKVPVAKDVEPALIARGTPGFSGADLANLVNEAALFAARANQRLVHMHDMEKAKDKILMGVERRSAVMSENDKKLTAYHEAGHAIVGRLVPSHDPVYKVSIIPRGRALGVTMFLPEEDRYSYSKLQIESQISSLFGGRLAEELIFGFESVTTGASNDIKRATELARNMVTKWGLSEMGPLAYGEEQGEVFLGHSVTQHKNIADTTASEIDAEIRAIVDRNYQRARKLLEENMDKLHIMSEALIKYETIDKEQIDDIMAGKEPRPPKASGSDMDPPSGGTESPKDHPSVGGSIPASLH, encoded by the coding sequence ATGGCAAAAAATATTATTTTATGGGTTGTTATCGCCCTAGTGCTGATGTCAGTTTTTAATAGCTTCGGTCCTCGTCAGGTGAGTGGCCATCAGCTTGACTATTCAAGATTTATTGCTGATGTTAAAAGCGGTCAAGTAAATAAGGTGATAATTGACGGGCGTAGTATTAGTGGCGAGACTAAAGAAGGAAAACGTTTTGTAACCTATAGTCCGGGTAATGATCCAGGTTTAATTGGCGATCTTCTTGATAATGGAGTAATTATTGAGGCAAGAGCAGAGGAGGGCAATGGACTTTTAATGCAAGTATTTATCTCTTGGTTTCCTATGTTACTGCTTATTGCAGTTTGGATCTTTTTTATGCGCCAAATGCAAGGTGGTGCAGGAGGACGAGGGGCCTTATCATTTGGTAAAAGTAGAGCTAGAATGCTGAGCGAAGAGCAGGTAAAGATTACCTTTGGAGATGTAGCGGGATGTGATGAAGCAAAGGAAGAAGTTAAGGAGTTAGTTGAATTTTTACGCGATCCTGGTCGTTTTCAAAAGCTAGGAGGAAAGATCCCTCGTGGGGTACTTATGGTAGGCTCTCCAGGGACTGGTAAAACACTACTAGCTAAGGCTATTGCTGGAGAAGCTAAAGTACCTTTCTTCACCATCTCTGGCTCTGATTTCGTTGAAATGTTCGTAGGTGTAGGGGCTTCGCGCGTGCGAGATATGTTTGAGAACGCGAAAAAACATGCCCCCTGTATCATATTTATTGATGAGATTGATGCTGTTGGGCGTCAACGAGGTGCTGGGCTTGGGGGTGGGCATGATGAGCGAGAGCAGACTCTTAATCAATTATTAGTAGAAATGGATGGGTTCGAAGGTAATGAGGGTGTTATTGTTATTGCTGCAACGAACCGCCCTGATGTACTAGATCCAGCCTTGTTACGGCCTGGCCGTTTTGATCGGCAGGTTGTTGTCTCTCTTCCTGATATTAGAGGAAGGGAACAAATCCTCAAGGTTCATCTTCGAAAGGTGCCTGTTGCAAAAGATGTAGAGCCTGCGCTTATTGCTCGTGGTACTCCAGGTTTTTCAGGTGCTGATCTTGCTAACTTAGTTAATGAAGCTGCTTTATTTGCTGCCCGTGCTAATCAACGTCTCGTTCATATGCATGATATGGAAAAGGCTAAAGATAAGATTCTAATGGGTGTTGAGCGGCGATCAGCGGTGATGAGTGAAAATGATAAAAAGCTCACTGCTTACCATGAAGCAGGACATGCTATTGTAGGCCGTCTTGTGCCGAGTCATGATCCAGTTTACAAAGTGAGCATCATTCCTAGGGGTAGAGCATTAGGGGTCACTATGTTTCTTCCGGAGGAGGATCGTTATAGCTACAGTAAATTGCAAATAGAGAGCCAGATCTCTAGTCTTTTTGGTGGCCGATTAGCTGAAGAGCTGATTTTCGGCTTTGAGTCGGTAACCACAGGGGCTTCTAACGATATTAAGCGAGCAACAGAGCTTGCCCGAAATATGGTAACTAAATGGGGTTTATCGGAAATGGGACCCTTGGCTTATGGTGAGGAACAAGGAGAAGTCTTCTTAGGGCACTCTGTAACGCAGCACAAAAATATTGCTGATACCACAGCTTCAGAGATAGATGCTGAAATTCGGGCTATTGTCGATCGTAATTATCAGCGAGCAAGGAAGCTTTTAGAAGAAAATATGGATAAGTTGCACATAATGTCTGAAGCCCTTATAAAGTATGAGACTATTGATAAGGAACAAATTGATGACATTATGGCAGGCAAGGAGCCAAGACCACCTAAAGCGAGCGGATCAGATATGGATCCTCCTAGTGGTGGTACTGAATCTCCCAAGGATCATCCATCTGTTGGTGGCTCTATCCCAGCTAGCTTGCATTAG
- a CDS encoding RlmE family RNA methyltransferase — protein sequence MRNKASSDRWLRERSRDPYVARAKRQGYRSRAVFKLQEINSREHLLRPGMIVVDLGSAPGGWSQWAAEQSGQKGQVIALDILPMVPSPRVQFIQGDFCEDDILIELKNILADRKIDLVMSDMAPNMSGILAIDQPRAIYLGELAVAFAQENLSPRGSFLLKSFYGEGFEGLYKLISQSFSQVRLNKPPASRDRSREVYIVARQLRKIRGAAG from the coding sequence GTGAGGAATAAAGCTAGTAGCGATCGCTGGTTACGGGAACGCTCACGAGATCCTTATGTCGCAAGAGCTAAAAGACAAGGGTACCGATCCCGGGCTGTTTTTAAGCTACAGGAGATTAATTCTCGAGAGCATCTACTACGTCCAGGGATGATAGTGGTTGATCTTGGATCAGCCCCTGGAGGCTGGTCACAATGGGCTGCAGAGCAAAGTGGGCAGAAAGGGCAAGTGATTGCTCTAGATATTCTTCCTATGGTTCCATCACCAAGGGTTCAGTTTATACAAGGAGATTTTTGCGAGGATGATATTTTGATAGAACTAAAAAATATACTTGCAGATCGAAAAATAGATCTTGTAATGTCAGATATGGCCCCCAATATGAGTGGTATACTGGCGATAGATCAGCCTCGGGCTATTTATCTTGGAGAGCTAGCAGTTGCTTTCGCCCAAGAAAATCTAAGTCCTAGAGGCTCATTTCTCCTTAAGAGTTTTTATGGTGAAGGGTTTGAAGGGCTTTATAAATTAATATCTCAAAGCTTTTCTCAAGTTCGGCTTAATAAACCACCTGCTTCCCGGGATCGTAGCCGTGAGGTTTATATTGTCGCTAGGCAGCTACGGAAGATCCGTGGGGCAGCAGGCTGA
- a CDS encoding NADH-quinone oxidoreductase subunit C, translated as MDTSVTELRDLIERYLSNQVSSYHLDRGELTIQVSCEHYFAACEVLRDEKTLFFEQLTDLCGVDYLDYGVADWSTKSATSRGFGRAVEKSQYKDHIWAEARFAVVAHLLSVRHNSRLRIRTFVSEKMPVVPSVTALWASANWFEREAFDLFGILFDGHPDLRRILTDYGFIGHPFRKDFPLSGNIEMRYDPVQGRVIYEPVSIEPRTLVPRVIRDDHRYQVKIYSDKDRHG; from the coding sequence ATGGATACAAGCGTAACAGAGTTACGGGATCTTATTGAGCGCTACTTAAGCAATCAAGTAAGTTCTTATCATCTTGACAGAGGTGAACTTACGATCCAAGTTTCCTGTGAACACTATTTTGCCGCTTGTGAAGTGTTACGCGACGAAAAGACTCTTTTTTTTGAGCAATTGACTGATTTATGCGGTGTGGATTATTTAGATTACGGTGTTGCTGATTGGTCAACAAAGAGTGCTACCTCGCGGGGATTTGGCCGGGCTGTGGAGAAAAGCCAATATAAGGATCATATTTGGGCTGAAGCCCGCTTTGCCGTGGTTGCTCACCTTCTTTCAGTTCGGCATAATTCGCGTTTACGGATACGCACCTTTGTTAGTGAGAAAATGCCGGTAGTTCCCTCGGTGACTGCTCTTTGGGCTTCTGCCAACTGGTTTGAGCGTGAAGCGTTTGATCTTTTTGGTATTCTTTTTGATGGCCATCCAGATCTACGCCGTATTTTAACGGACTACGGTTTTATTGGCCATCCTTTTCGCAAAGATTTTCCGCTGAGTGGCAATATAGAAATGCGCTATGACCCAGTGCAAGGTCGAGTTATCTATGAGCCTGTAAGCATTGAACCTCGAACGCTGGTACCTCGAGTTATTCGAGATGATCACCGCTACCAAGTTAAGATTTATAGCGATAAGGATAGACATGGCTGA
- the glmM gene encoding phosphoglucosamine mutase: MGKKYFGTDGIRGKVGEYPIAADLMLHLGWAVGKVLARRRHSKVLIGKDTRISGYMFESALQAGLSAAGVDIKLLGPMPTPAIAYLTRTLHAEAGIVISASHNPYYDNGVKFFSSTGTKLADEVELAIERKLESPMQTVDSSLLGKVERVVDASGRYIEFCKSTGPASVDLSGLKLVVDCAHGATYHVAPDVFSEMGADVTAIGISPNGLNINDNCGSTAPESLQRKVLECQADVGIALDGDGDRVIMVDHRGEIVDGDEILYIIARARQRSGMLAGAGVVGTLMSNLGLERALSALGIVLMRAQVGDRYVLEMLQHNNYSIGGESSGHIICLDRTTTGDGIISALQVLVEMVNVGKSLYELKSTMEKYPQRVVNVPVGQCLDLNDNRIITNAVQEVESQLGEEGRVLLRSSGTEPVVRIMVEGRDESQVNVLAQQLAQAVASNISSV; encoded by the coding sequence ATGGGAAAGAAGTATTTTGGTACAGATGGGATACGGGGTAAGGTAGGGGAATATCCTATTGCGGCTGATCTTATGCTTCATTTAGGGTGGGCGGTTGGAAAGGTATTGGCTCGGAGGCGCCATAGCAAAGTTTTAATTGGTAAAGATACCCGGATTTCAGGCTATATGTTTGAATCAGCGCTTCAAGCAGGTCTCTCAGCAGCGGGTGTAGATATTAAATTATTAGGTCCTATGCCAACACCAGCAATCGCTTATCTTACTCGTACACTTCATGCTGAAGCCGGAATCGTCATCAGTGCCTCTCATAATCCATATTATGATAATGGGGTTAAATTTTTTTCAAGCACTGGTACTAAACTAGCTGATGAGGTGGAGCTAGCTATTGAAAGAAAACTTGAATCGCCCATGCAGACTGTTGATTCTTCTCTACTTGGTAAAGTAGAACGCGTAGTAGATGCCTCTGGTCGTTATATTGAGTTTTGTAAGAGCACTGGACCAGCAAGCGTTGATCTCTCAGGGCTAAAATTAGTTGTAGATTGCGCTCATGGGGCAACCTACCATGTAGCCCCAGACGTATTCTCTGAAATGGGGGCTGATGTTACTGCTATCGGTATCTCTCCTAATGGTTTAAATATTAATGATAATTGCGGATCCACTGCTCCTGAGTCTCTTCAACGAAAAGTCCTTGAATGCCAAGCGGATGTAGGTATCGCTTTAGATGGAGATGGAGATCGCGTCATAATGGTTGATCATAGAGGGGAGATTGTAGATGGAGATGAGATACTCTATATTATTGCTCGGGCACGCCAACGATCTGGTATGCTAGCCGGTGCTGGGGTAGTGGGCACTTTAATGAGTAACTTAGGGCTAGAAAGGGCGTTATCAGCTTTAGGTATTGTCTTGATGCGTGCTCAAGTTGGAGATCGCTATGTCTTAGAAATGCTGCAGCATAACAACTATTCTATTGGTGGAGAGTCGTCAGGGCATATTATTTGCCTAGATCGTACTACTACAGGAGATGGTATTATATCGGCACTCCAGGTTTTAGTGGAGATGGTAAATGTAGGCAAATCCTTGTATGAGCTTAAGTCTACAATGGAGAAATATCCTCAGCGAGTTGTTAATGTTCCTGTAGGGCAATGTTTGGATCTTAACGATAATAGAATAATTACTAATGCTGTGCAGGAAGTAGAGAGTCAGCTTGGAGAGGAAGGGCGGGTATTATTACGATCTTCTGGAACTGAGCCAGTGGTAAGGATTATGGTTGAAGGACGAGATGAATCTCAAGTTAACGTATTAGCACAGCAGCTTGCTCAAGCTGTGGCTTCTAATATAAGTAGTGTCTAG
- the folP gene encoding dihydropteroate synthase, translating into MGVLNVTPDSFSDGGKYLILEQAIQHARRMAEEGATIIDIGGESTRPGSVPISVEEEIRRVVPVIKVLNQELSVPISIDTSKPEVMQAAVMAGAGLINDVNALRGDGALKVASELDVPICLAHMQGDPQTMQQNPLYINVVNEVQDFLLDRVNACEQHGISRDRLILDPGFGFGKQVIHNLLLLKHLSCICKIGLPVLVGFSRKSFIGTLLKTSIEDRLYGSVALAAIAVWEGAVIVRTHDVRATMQALILCNSAKRVKNEEEY; encoded by the coding sequence ATGGGAGTGCTCAATGTTACCCCTGATTCTTTCTCTGATGGTGGTAAATACCTAATTTTAGAGCAAGCTATTCAACATGCGCGCCGGATGGCAGAAGAAGGGGCTACTATTATAGATATTGGTGGTGAATCAACCCGTCCTGGCTCAGTTCCTATTTCTGTCGAGGAAGAGATACGGCGAGTAGTTCCAGTTATTAAAGTGCTTAATCAAGAGCTTTCCGTCCCGATTTCTATCGATACGAGCAAACCTGAAGTTATGCAGGCAGCAGTTATGGCAGGTGCTGGTTTGATTAATGATGTTAATGCTCTGCGAGGAGATGGAGCACTAAAAGTGGCGAGCGAACTGGACGTGCCCATTTGCTTAGCGCACATGCAGGGTGATCCTCAGACTATGCAACAAAATCCTCTTTATATTAATGTAGTGAACGAAGTACAAGATTTCTTATTAGACCGGGTAAATGCTTGTGAACAGCATGGTATCTCTCGAGATCGTCTTATTCTTGATCCAGGCTTTGGTTTTGGTAAACAGGTTATACATAATTTGTTATTATTGAAGCATTTAAGTTGTATTTGTAAAATTGGGCTTCCTGTGCTTGTAGGATTTTCACGTAAGTCTTTTATAGGGACCTTATTGAAAACGTCGATAGAGGATCGGCTTTATGGTAGCGTGGCTTTGGCTGCAATCGCTGTTTGGGAAGGGGCAGTAATAGTGAGAACCCATGATGTTCGGGCTACAATGCAAGCATTAATTCTCTGTAATAGCGCTAAGAGAGTTAAGAATGAGGAAGAGTATTAG